From Haemorhous mexicanus isolate bHaeMex1 chromosome 2, bHaeMex1.pri, whole genome shotgun sequence, the proteins below share one genomic window:
- the LOC132324174 gene encoding olfactory receptor 52Z1P-like, whose amino-acid sequence MYELNESSFDPITFVLTGIPGMEESHVWISVPFCLMYLTAVLGNLLLLFLIATDRSLHEPMYLFLAMLALSDLLLSTATVPKMLAIFWFGAREISFDACIAQMFFTHFSFIVESSVLLAMAFDRYVAVCAPLRYGALLTPSAIAKAAAAAVARGLCIMCPPVFLLKRLPYCGHNVMPHTYCEHMGIARLACADIRANVWYGLTTALLSSGLDVVLIAASYALILRAVFRLPTPRARLKTLGTCGSHLCVILMFYVPAFFSFLTHRFGRQVPGQVHILLANLYVVVPPMLNPIVYGVRTRQIRERVARLLCPAGARCACPGWGGGC is encoded by the coding sequence ATGTACGAGCTCAACGAGAGCAGCTTCGACCCCATCACCTTTGTGCTGACGGGCATCCCGGGCATGGAGGAGTCCCACGTCTGGATCTCCGTGCCCTTCTGCCTGATGTACCTCACCGCCGTGCTCGGcaacctgctgctgctcttcctcatCGCCACGGACCGCAGCCTGCACGAGCCCATGTACCTGTTCCTGGCCATGCTGGCCCTCTCGGACCTGCTGCTGTCCACCGCCACCGTGCCCAAAATGCTGGCCATCTTCTGGTTCGGCGCCAGGGAGATCTCCTTCGACGCCTGCATCGCGCAGATGTTCTTCACCCACTTCAGCTTCATCGTGGAGTCCTCGGTGCTGCTGGCCATGGCCTTCGACCGCTACGTGGCCGTGTGCGCCCCGCTGCGCTACGGGGCCCTGCTGACGCCCTCGGCCATCGCCaaggcggcggcggccgccgtGGCCCGCGGGCTGTGCATCATGTGCCCGCCCGTGTTCCTGCTGAAGCGCCTGCCCTACTGCGGGCACAACGTCATGCCCCACACCTACTGCGAGCACATGGGCATCGCCCGCCTGGCCTGCGCCGACATCCGCGCCAACGTGTGGTACGGGCTGACCACGGCGCTGCTCTCCTCGGGGCTGGACGTGGTGCTCATCGCCGCCTCCTACGCGCTCATCCTCAGGGCCGTGTTCCGCCTGCCCACCCCGCGCGCGCGCCTCAAAACCCTCGGCACCTGCGGCTCCCACCTCTGCGTCATCCTCATGTTCTACGTGCCCgccttcttctccttcctcacgCACCGCTTCGGCCGCCAGGTGCCCGGGCAGGTGCACATCCTGCTGGCCAACCTCTACGTGGTGGTGCCGCCCATGCTCAACCCCATCGTCTACGGGGTGAGGACGCGGCAGATCCGCGAGCGCGTCGCCCGCCTGCTCTGCCCCGCGGGCGCCCGCTGTGCCTGCCCCGGCTGGGGGGGcggctgctga